Within Paenibacillus albicereus, the genomic segment GCGGCGCGGAGCGCCGCGAGCGGCGGGAGCGCCGCGACCAAGGCGGCAGCGCGCCGGAGCGTCAGCGCGAGCAGGGCGGAGAACGCGCGCGCGAGGCGCAGGGCGAGAAGCCGCCGCAAGGCTCGGGCGGCGGACGCCGAGGCGGCTCGCATCGGCGCGGACACCGCAGCGGCGGCTCCAGCGGCGAGCATGCGCCGCAGCAGCAGCCCGGCGAAGCGCGCCAAGGCGAACCGCGCCAAGGCGAACCGCGCCACGGCGGAGAGCGCTCCGGCGGAGACCGATCGCAGGGCGGCGGCCGCCGCAAGCCGCAGACAGGCGGCAGCCAGGCTCCAGCCGGCCCGGGGTCGGGCGGAGCGCCCGGCAGCTAGCGCAGAGCGGCATCGCAACCAGGAACAGCAAAAAAGGGACGAAGACGAGCGAAGGCTCGTTTTCGTCCCTTTTTGCCGGGCTCGGCTCGTCCTGCCCGGTGCAGGCACAGCCCAAGGATGCGGTCCGTCAGCCCGGGAAGCGCGAATCCGGCTGAGGCTGGCCCTCGTTCGTGTCGATGAACGCGTCCCGTACGCGGTTCCAGAACGGAAACGGCCGGTAGCGCGCGAAGCTGACTCGGGATTCCGCGACGCTGCAGCGGATCGAGCGGATGTCCGAGCGCTGGATGTTGAGGTGGTCGATCGTCAGCAGCAGGCGCTGGTCCTTTTTGGAGAGCAGGTCGCAGTGATGATGCTGCGGCAGGATGACCGACGTGCCGAGCGTCCGGTAGACGCGGTTGTTGATCGAAGCGATCTCCGCCAGCTGCAGCGACGGAATCGACGGATGGATGACGGCGCCGTTCAGGCTCTTGTTGTAGGCGGTGCTGCCGGTCGGCGTGGAGATGACCATGCCGTCTCCCCGGAACATCTCGAACGGCTCGTCGTTGATGTTGACCTGCACGACGAGCGTGCCGTCCACGCCTTTGAGCGTGAATTCGTTGAGCGCCAGATAACCGGTCGTTCCCTCCGGCGTGTCGAGCTCGATCTGGGCGAGCGGGTAATGGACCAGCTTGGGCTGCTGCTCGGCCATCATGCGCACGAGCTCCTCCAGCTCGTCCGCCTGCCAGTCGGCGTAAAAACCGAGGTGGCCCGTATGGACGCCGACGAAGGCCACCTCCTCGATCCGCTCCAGATAGGTATGGAAGGCATGAAGCAGAGTGCCGTCTCCGCCGATGGAGATGACCATGTCCGGTTTCTTGTCGTTGCGGATGAATCCGCGTCCGGCCGCCAGCCGGTGAAACCGTTCCGTCAGCTCGTTGGACAGCCGGTCGCCTCGGCTCAATACCACATAATTCAACAACGCAGGCGCTCCTTCCGATCAATCAGGATATCCAAATGATAGCGGAAATTGCCGTTGAACACAATGAGGCCGGCTTCGAAAAGGCGCGGTTCATGCAGGCCCGAGCCAGCCCCAGAGAACGTATACCATCGCGGCGGCGATCAGTCCGTGCAGGAACCGGGCAAGCAGGAAGGGGCGGTAGCGCATCCCGGTATGGCTGACGAGGCTGGCGATCTGCGCATGCACGGACAGCCCGGCCCAGCTCAGCACCCAGGCGGCGAGGGCCGTGCGGTGCACAAGGTCGAGGCTGGCTTCGGAGGACGCCTTGGCTCCGAGCGTCACTTCGAAGAGGCCGCTGATGACGGGGGCGGCAGAGGAGGCGGAGCCTCCGAAAGCCTCGAATAGGAGGCCGAGGGCCGCCTCGAGCAAGCCGATCAGCGACGTCTCGCGCAGCAGCTCCATGAGGACGGAAAAAACGACGACAAGGCCGCCGACGACGATCATGAGCCGCAGCCCTGACTGGACGGCATCCCGCACGAGCACGCTGAACGGCCGTCCGTCCAGCAGCCTCGCGTCGTGCATCGCTTTCAGCGCGGAGGCGAGGCCGCCCCGCTTGCGGACGGTTGGAGAGCGTCGGAGCGGAGGCTCCGGAGCAGCAGCCTCCGCTTCGCCGCGACCGTGCCAGCGCATGAGGAATCCGATGGCGAGGCTGCTCCCGTAATGCGCGGCGGCCAGCACGGGCGCGATCCCGGGCTGGTGGAAGAAGCCGACCGATACGGCTCCGATGAGGAAGATCGGATCGGAAGTCGTCGTGATCGCGACGAGCCTTTCTCCCTCGACCCGGGTGATGAGCTTCTGGTCCCAAAGCTGGGACGCCAGGCGCGCGCCGACGGGATAGCCGGACAGGTAGCCCATCGCCAGCACGAACCCCCCGCTTCCCGGTATGCGGAACGCCGGCCGCATGACGGGATCGAGCAGCTTGCCGGCAAAGTGCACGATGCCGAGTCCGAGCATGAGCTCTGACAGGACGAAGAACGGAAATAGGGCGGGGAACAGCACCTCCCACCAGATCGACAGGCCGCGCAGCGACGAGGCCAGCACGGAAGCGGGATAAAAGGCCATGAGCGCCATGAGCAGGGCGGCGCAGAGGGCGGTCAAGGCAGACGGATGTAGCAGCTTGCGGCTCATGGGCGGGCGCTCCTTCCGGATCGGATGGTGAAGGAATAGCTGGAACCATTGTATGAGACAAGCGGGGGAATCAGAAGGACGAACCATTGTCAGAAAAATCAAAAAGATTTAGAAAACGCTTGCAAAAAGGGCTGGCTTTCCGTTTTCTTTATGGTACAATAGCATTACTCTAAACGGCTTGGAGTGATGGAGAATGAGTGTTGTCGCAGGCATTCTGGTTTGCGCTTTTGTGTATGTGATTCGCGAGTCCCTCATGGCTCCCGGTGAAGAAGATTACGAAAGCTGAAGCTTGTTCCCACCACTTATCCGAATGCCCGCGATGCGGGCATTTTTTCATGGGCATGCGCTTTCATAGCCCGTTGGAGTAGTTCTTTCATCATAGACCGCAAGGCCTAATAAATGGAGGTTCCTTTACCGATGAATAAACCGAGCAGTCCGTACGAGCTTATGGGCGGAGCGGAGGCGATCGCCAGGCTCGTCCATGCCTTTTATCCAAAAGTCGTTCAGAACGAGCGGCTTGCTCCGCTGTTTCAAAACGACTTGGCGCCGGTTATGGAGAAGCAAATCCAGTTTTTGACGCAGTTCTTTGGAGGCCCGCCGCTGTTCTCCGAGCAGCACGGCCATCCGATGATGAGAGCCCGGCACCTGCCGTTCCGCATCACGCCCGATCACGCGGCCGCGTGGCTCGGCTGCATGGATGCGGCGGCGAGGGAGATCGGCATGCCGGACGATCTGAGAAGCTTCGTCATCGACCGCTTGTCCGGCCCCGCCTACCATTTCGTGAACAGCGACGGGCAGGATGATCCATCCTAGGAGCCCGATACCCTGATAGAGGAGATGATTCGCGCATGGAGCCGCTGTATGAATCGGTCGTATCCTGTCCCTGCTGCGAATCCGAGTATCCGACCCCCCGCGTCCGGTCCAGCTTCAAGCGGGCGGTTTCGTCCGATACCGACTTCTGCTGCTACTACAAGCATGAGGTCAATGCCGACTATTACGTCGTGCGCGTCTGTCCGAGCTGCGGCTACGCGACGACGGAGAACGGCGCCCGCGAGCTGAGGGGCGACCAGAAGCAAGCCTACTTCGACCAGGTCGGACCTTCCTGGAAGCCGGGGAGCTTCCGCGGAGAGAGGACGAGGGAGCAGGCGCTGCTCT encodes:
- a CDS encoding NAD kinase; amino-acid sequence: MNYVVLSRGDRLSNELTERFHRLAAGRGFIRNDKKPDMVISIGGDGTLLHAFHTYLERIEEVAFVGVHTGHLGFYADWQADELEELVRMMAEQQPKLVHYPLAQIELDTPEGTTGYLALNEFTLKGVDGTLVVQVNINDEPFEMFRGDGMVISTPTGSTAYNKSLNGAVIHPSIPSLQLAEIASINNRVYRTLGTSVILPQHHHCDLLSKKDQRLLLTIDHLNIQRSDIRSIRCSVAESRVSFARYRPFPFWNRVRDAFIDTNEGQPQPDSRFPG
- a CDS encoding globin domain-containing protein, with product MNKPSSPYELMGGAEAIARLVHAFYPKVVQNERLAPLFQNDLAPVMEKQIQFLTQFFGGPPLFSEQHGHPMMRARHLPFRITPDHAAAWLGCMDAAAREIGMPDDLRSFVIDRLSGPAYHFVNSDGQDDPS
- the ylbJ gene encoding sporulation integral membrane protein YlbJ, with product MSRKLLHPSALTALCAALLMALMAFYPASVLASSLRGLSIWWEVLFPALFPFFVLSELMLGLGIVHFAGKLLDPVMRPAFRIPGSGGFVLAMGYLSGYPVGARLASQLWDQKLITRVEGERLVAITTTSDPIFLIGAVSVGFFHQPGIAPVLAAAHYGSSLAIGFLMRWHGRGEAEAAAPEPPLRRSPTVRKRGGLASALKAMHDARLLDGRPFSVLVRDAVQSGLRLMIVVGGLVVVFSVLMELLRETSLIGLLEAALGLLFEAFGGSASSAAPVISGLFEVTLGAKASSEASLDLVHRTALAAWVLSWAGLSVHAQIASLVSHTGMRYRPFLLARFLHGLIAAAMVYVLWGWLGPA